In Thermus aquaticus, the sequence ACACGCCCCGCGAGCTCGCCCTCGTGCGGGCCTTTTTGCCCCAGCACCGGGGGGTGGCCTTTCCCTACACCGCCCAGGAGGTGGTGGCCCTTGGGCGGCTTCCCCACGGAAAGAGGCCCAGGGAGGAGGAGCGCGTGGCCTGGGCCTTGGCCCAGACGGGGGCCCTGCACCTGGCCCACCGCCCCTACCCCTCCCTTTCGGGGGGCGAACGGGCCCGGGTGGACCTGGCCCGCATCCTGGCCCAGGACACCCCCATCCTCCTCCTAGACGAACCCACCAACCACCTGGACCCCAAGCAGCAGATGGAGGTGATGGCCCTCTGCCGCCGCCTGGCCCGGGAAGGCCGCCTGGTCCTGGCCGCCCTCCACGACCTCAACCTGGCCGCCCTTTTCGCCGACCGGCT encodes:
- a CDS encoding heme ABC transporter ATP-binding protein; the encoded protein is MLEARALGHARQGHWLVEGVDLKLPAGALVALLGPNGAGKSTLLRLLSGEWRPSRGEVWLGGKPLRAYTPRELALVRAFLPQHRGVAFPYTAQEVVALGRLPHGKRPREEERVAWALAQTGALHLAHRPYPSLSGGERARVDLARILAQDTPILLLDEPTNHLDPKQQMEVMALCRRLAREGRLVLAALHDLNLAALFADRLVFLKGGRLLAQGSPSELLRPELLQEVYEVSFEVIRHQGRLLAFPVGAD